A single Caldisericia bacterium DNA region contains:
- a CDS encoding TlpA family protein disulfide reductase, translating into MKRTILLFAILIFSLNTFGSNMPYFELKDLNGKVVKSSEFQGKVILINFWATWCPPCKREIPDFIE; encoded by the coding sequence ATGAAGAGAACAATTCTCTTATTTGCTATTTTAATATTTTCATTAAATACATTTGGCAGTAACATGCCATACTTTGAATTAAAGGATCTGAATGGAAAAGTAGTAAAGTCCTCAGAGTTTCAGGGTAAAGTAATATTGATAAACTTTTGGGCTACGTGGTGCCCACCATGCAAACGTGAGATTCCGGATTTTATAGAAC